Proteins encoded in a region of the Sebastes fasciatus isolate fSebFas1 chromosome 9, fSebFas1.pri, whole genome shotgun sequence genome:
- the LOC141774145 gene encoding glycine N-acyltransferase-like protein 3, with amino-acid sequence MKVLNSEELQIAEGVLLKHLPKSFKVYGILYGINRKKPTTLEVVVDTWPDFKVIICRPDPKNKRAVDFMKKVTCYSTDEEILRKILTEENAIDWSVFFLIAGCDISHVPMLKEVSADREVNNRGHVPVHLLYLPDSSHLLPPAVDSELESRISTLNLSHVDLVNKTWKFGGNKQGYMNIKNLISNFPSCCITDDQGQPVSWVLVYDYCAMGLLYTLPEHRGRGYAKVLVSTLAKRLFAEGYPVFCNIEEENEVSYRLFKNLGFIEDPSYRAQWCEFNF; translated from the exons ATGAAGGTCCTGAACTCAGAAGAACTACAGATCGCTGAAGGAGTTCTGCTTAAACACTTACCCAAGAGTTTTAAG GTTTACGGTATCCTATATGGGATTAACAGGAAGAAACCAACCACACTGGAGGTCGTCGTTGATACATGGCCTGACTTTAAGGTCATCATTTGCAGACCTGACCCCAAG AACAAGCGCGCCGTGGACTTCATGAAAAAGGTGACTTGCTACAGCACGGATGAAGAGATTTTAAGGAAAATACTGACAGAGGAAAATGCAATTGACTGGagcgttttttttcttattgcaG GATGTGACATTTCCCATGTCCCCATGCTCAAAGAAGTGTCTGCTGACAGAGAAGTCAACAACCGAGGCCACGTCCCGGTGCATCTCCTGTATTTGCCAGACAGCAGCCATCTACTCCCACCAGCAGTTGACAG TGAGCTTGAATCGAGGATTTCCACTCTTAACCTTTCCCACGTTGACTTGGTGAATAAAACCTGGAAGTTCGGAGGGAACAAGCAGGGTTACATGAACATTAAAAACCTCATCAGCAACTTCCCATCCTGCTGCATCACTGACGACCAGGGCCAGCCGGTGTCCTGGGTTCTGGTGTATGATTACTGTGCTATGGGCTTATTGTACACTCTGCCagaacacagagggagaggctACGCCAAAGTCCTGGTCAGCACCTTGGCAAAGAGGCTCTTCGCTGAGGGCTACCCAGTGTTCTGCAACATAGAGGAGGAGAACGAGGTCTCCTACAGGCTATTTAAAAACCTGGGCTTCATTGAGGATCCCTCATACAGGGCGCAATGGTGTGAGTTCAACTTTTGA